ATCGCTAAATGAAAATGTGCTAACTTTAGAACAAAATCCCACTGATATGGATGTTGTGGGAGAAATATTCCGCTCAGCCCATACATTTAAAGGTATGTCAGCGAGTATGGAATTTACGGAAATGGCGGATTTAACGCATAAAATGGAAAACGTTTTAGATGAAATTCGTCATGGGAATATAGTTGTAAATGCAGAGATTATTGATGTGATTTTTGAGTGCATTGATAATTTAGAGAAGATGGTTGCAGATGTGCAACAAGGTGGAATGGGCAATATTGATGTAATTACAACTAAGCAGAAATTAGAAGCATTATTGAATGGCAATGTAGAAACTCCTGTGGAATATATTGAGCAAGAACCTATAAATAATGATGATGCAGTTTCACATGAAGTGCATATAACTGTTGAGCAACAAGCTATTTTAAAAGCAGTACGTGCAATTATGTGTATCGAAGCACTTCAAAATGTAGGTAATGTACAAAAAACTGTTCCAAGTATTGAGGAAATTGAAGCAGATGCTTTCGGGTTTGAGTTCACGGTATTTATGGATACTGATCAAAGTGAAGAAGAATTAAAACAAATAGTGCTTCATGTTTCTGAAATTGAGAAAGTAGAAGTGAAGCAAGGACTAAAAGAAGTAGTCTCGAAAGAATTGGGTACACAAGAAGCTATGCAGGAAGATGTACAAGTAGCTACGCATGTGGAACCAACTAAAGAAGTATCGAAGCAAGCTGCTAATGCTACACCAGCTAAAAGCACTGCAAAAACGAAAAATGGTAAAGTGGAAAATCGTTCCATACGTGTTCAATTAGAAAAAATTGAAAGATTAATGAACATGTTTGAAGAAAGTGTAATTGAGCGTGGCCGTATAGATGAATTGGCACAAGCAATTCAAAACAAGGAATTAATTGAGCATTTAAATCGATTAGGCGATATTTCAAAAGATATTCAAAATGTACTACTAAACATGCGTATGGTGCCGATTGAAACAGTCTTTAATCGTTTCCCGCGTATGGTACGTATGTTAGCGAAAGATTTAGGGAAGAAAATCGATTTACAAATTACAGGTGAAGACACCGAAGTTGATAAAATTGTTATTGATGAAATCGGTGATCCACTCGTTCATTTAATTCGTAATGCAATTGATCACGGTGTTGAGACTGTTGAACAACGTCGTGATGCAGGTAAAAATGAGACAGGTACGATTAAATTAGAAGCGTTCCATAGTGGAAATCATGTCGTAATTCAAATTACGGATGATGGAAATGGAATTCATAAAGGGAAAGTATTAGAAAAAGCGATTAAAAATGGTGTTGTAACAGAATCTGAGGCAAATAAATTAACGGATCGTGAAGTATTTGATTTGATCTTCCAACCAGGATTTAGTACAGCTGAAGTTGTATCAGACCTTTCTGGGCGTGGTGTTGGGTTAGATGTAGTGAAACATACGATCCATAGTTTAGGTGGACATTTAATTATTGATTCTGAAGAAGGAAAAGGTAGTACATTTAGAATTGAACTGCCATTAACGTTGTCCATTATTCAATCTATGCTTGTTCAAACGAATGATAAACGTTATGCTTTCCCTCTTGGTAATATTGTTGAAGCAATTCGGATTAAGAGAGAAGACATCCAATCCTTACAAGGAAAAGATGTGTTAAATTACCGTAATCAAATTATTGAAGTGAAGCATTTAAGTACTGTATTTGGTGAGAAAACAGTAGATGAGGCGTTTGCGTCATATGATGGTCAAATGGTTCCTGTGTTAATTGTTCGTAATACACATCGCAGCTATGGACTTATTGTAAACACAATTATCGGTCAAAGAGAAATAGTCCTAAAGTCATTAGGTGACTTCTTTGCAGAGAGTTCTAATTATTTCTCTGGTGCGACGATTCTCGGTGATGGACGAGTGGTCCTCATTTTAAACCCAGAAGGTTTATAATAGGAATGAAGGAAAGCTCCCCACTTGTATACAATTGGGGAGCTTTTTGGTTAATTGTTACTAATCTGAAAATGGGAATAAATACATATTAACGTTTTATATAATAAGTTTGTTAAAATAAAATGAGAGTTTATATCATTTGATAGAAAAACAGAAATGAGGAGGCAGAGAAAATGCCTGAGCAACACACAAAAGGGGATACGAGCACAATTGTGCTAGAAAAAGAAAATGAGCATTTAACGCCTCAAGAATGCGATATTCTTGGCGAAATTGCAAATATATCATTTGGTTCAGCTTCGACTGTATTATCAACAATCTTAAATAGGCAAGTAAGCATTACTGCTCCTCGCATCGAATTGGTAGATTTATATGATTCAAGCGACGTCGAAGTTCCACACGTTGTACTAAACATTCATTTTACAAAAGGATTAGATATGGAAAACCTTCTTGTCCTTAAGCAAGATGTTGCATTATCCATTGCTGATTTAATGATGATGGGAACAGGTGAAGTGGAGGACGGAAAAGAACTTGGTGAATTAGAGCTAAGTGCTGTACAAGAAGCGATGAATCAAATGATGGGGTTCGCAGCTACATCTATGTCTGAATTCTTCCAAGATACAGTAGATATGTCTCCGCCGACAATTAAAGTTGTAAAGTTATCAGAAGAAATGGAGAAAATCTCTGAAATCGATGGGAATCAAACGATTGTTAAAGTATCGTTTGATTTAAAGATAGATAATCTTGTAAACTCTAAACTTGTGCAAATTGTTTCAGTTGAACATGCGAAACAAATGATAAATAAATTAATGCAATTATCTGGTGAAGTAGAAGAGCAAGACGAGCCAGCAGAAGTAGCGGAAACTGAGATTGTAGAAGAACAAGTTGAAAAAGAACATTTAACACAAGAAGAGAAAGATGTCCTTGGTGAAATTGCAAATATTTCAATTGGTTCCGCTTCAACAGTATTGTCAACACTTTTAAATCAGCCAGTTACAATTAGTACGCCCAATGTAGAATCAATCAATGTTCGTCATTATGATGGAGTACCAGTCCCGTTTGTTATTTTAAATGTTGATTTTGTTGAAGGACTAAAGAATGAGAATGTATTCGTATTTACGAAAGATGTCGCTTTAACAATGGTAGATTTAATGATGATGGGGACAGGGGAAGTTGATCCAGAGAAAGAACTTAGTGAATTAGAACTGAGCGGTATTAAAGAAATCATGAACCAAATGATGGGGCATGCTGCAACGGCGATGTCAGAAATGTTTCAAGAAAAAATGGACATGACACCACCGAATGTTAAATTTGTAACCTTAAAAGAAGAAATGGAATATTTGGGAGAGTCAATGGAAGTGGACGAACTCGTTCAAATTACGTTCAACCTTGAAATTGGCGACCTGCTTCAATCAAAAATGTATCAAATTTTACCGATTTCAGAAGCGAAAGAAATGGTAAGAAGACTTCTATATCCAATGGTGGAAGAGGAAGAAGAGATTGTTACGGAAGAAATTGAAGAAGAAAAAGTTGTAGAACCTGTTGTGCAACCTATTGAATTTAAAGAAGTAAAACAAATTGAACCAGTTTACATGGACACATCCATCCTACAAAATGTAGAAATGAACGTGAAATTTGTATTTGGAAGCACAGTGAAAACAATTCAAGATATTTTAAGTTTACAAGAGAATGAAGCGATTGTGCTAGATGAAGATATTGACGAACCAATTCGTATTTATGTAAATGATGTATTGGTGGCGTATGGTGAACTTGTAAATGTAGATGGATTTTTCGGAGTAAAAGTGACGAAATCGCTATAAGTCGTTGAAATAGGAGTTTGAGCTAGTAGATGAAAAACGTAAAGTTTTTTCTAATGAGCTGGTTATGCATACATGTGTGCTTGCTCTTCCCGCTGCAAAGTAAGGCGGAAGAGCAAAATGTGCCAGAACAAAATATAAATGAAGTGAATGTGCAAGAAGAAAATAAGGATGTTCAAGAGCAACCAGAGCAAGTGGAAGTGAATCATGGTAAAGAGGAACAACAAGAAGCAAAAAATGAACAAGAGGTCGAAAAAAAGATAGAGACGGATCAAGGGGTTATTACAGTAAATAAGCCGGAATTAAAAGTTGGCGAAGAAGTGCAGGTTATTGTAGAGCCGAAAGAGCAAAATGTTCAAAGTATAAAAGGTATTTTGCGTTTGCCAAAAAACGGCGATCAGTATGAACAAGAAAGAATGCTATCGTTTAAGTATGAAGAGGAAACGAAGCGATGGATTGCTAACTACAAGGTCGAGATTTTTGATTTGCAAGGTGATTGGAACCTTCAGCTCATTCAAAGTTTAAAAGAAAATGAGAAAGAAGAGCTCTTAGAAAATGAAGTGAAAGTCCCTCTTATTCGTATAAATAATGAAGTACCAACGCTAGATAAAGAGTTACCGAAGTTACATAAAGTTACGATTGATGAGACGAAGGGAAACGTAATTGAACGGAAACAAGGCGATTCTATACATGTACGAGTGAAGGCAACAGACGTAGAATCGGTTGTGAAAGAAGTTCGTGTTACATTAAAAGGAAAAGAAAATAAAGAGATTACATTTTTATTAGATTACAATAAGCGCGACATGGAATGGCAAAAAGTATTTGAAATAACGGATGCGTTGCCAAGTGGGACATACGAACTACTTGTAGAGGTAGTAGATGCGGTTGGAAATAAACTGATTGAAGCAAGTGAGTATGTCGTTTCTGTTTTGGAGCAAAAAACAGAAGAGGATAAAAAGGTAGAAGAACGAGAGAATGAAGATAAATTAGAGGATAAATTAGAAGATAAGAAAGAAACTGAGAAGCAGGAAGACCCGAAAGTAGAAATCCCGCTTCAGGAAGAAAAACCACCAGTTGTTCAAATTCCGAAAAAAGAAGAGAAAGTAAACGATCTTATAAAAGAACCATTGAAAGAGAAAGAAAAAATTACTTATGTTATAAAAGAGCCCCTCACAGACAACAAAGAAGTAAATAAAGCGAAGGCTCAAAAAGATAAAGATAATAACAATCAAGTCATTTCGAAAAAGAAAGAGAAAAAAGAAGAGCCAGAAGATAAGAAAGAAGCTAAAAGTGACGAGGGAATACAAGCTTCTAATGTATTTGCTATTATGTCTGGTTTATTCGTACTCTTTCTAGTTTTAAAAAGTAATAAAGAATGGGGCTAATAATTTCATAGTAGTGGAGGCGCTTAGATGGAGATTAAACGTACGACAATTGAAAATAAGACGCTACAACCATTAAAACAGCCTGCAGCTATTTCAGAACATGAAATCCAGAAAGAACGAAAGCATAGTAATCTAGTGTTTACTGGACAGTCTAAGATTATTTCGAAAAATAATGAAATAGGGATTTTACTTGCGAGTTTAGGTGATGGAAAGGTTATGAAGGAAATGCTTTCTAAAGAGATGGATACAGTATTACAACTCTTTAAAAAGTTACATACATTATCTGGAGAAGGAAAGCAAACAGATAAAATATTTGAACAAGTAATGAGAAGCTTGCAAGGACTTGTTAAGCAAGCGCATATAAAAGAACTTCCTTTGTTAGATGGGACGTATGATTTTGCTGAAGTACAGCTATCATTTGGTAGAAAGGTACATATTCCATTATTAGATGTAAGTGCACTCATTTCTAGAGTGGAAAGTGATTCTTCAGAAGGAAATATAAATTTAATGGTAACGGTTATTACTGCTTATATAACGAAATTGTCTAACGAAACCATTTTAATTAGCGTTACAGATCGCACTGCTAAAGAGCGGGATGTAAGCGTATGGAGAGCACTTGCAGAAATGAATATGACACAATTATCACAGGCTTTGAAACATAAGATGCAAGAACATAAATGGTCTATGACGTTTCTTTTTCTCTTTGTATGGATTGTTGCTATTATTTTAATTCGAGTTATATAAAAAGGTCGTCACTTTACATTGTGACGACCTCTTTTATATTTTTTCGTAGAAGAATGTATCGAAGCGCTGAAGATTATAACATTCAGGTGTTAAAATTTGTTCAGTACTACCAACAAATAATACGCCGCCTTTTCGTAAAGCACGACTAAACTTTTCATAAAGTTTTACCCTTGCTTCTTCAGTAAAGTATATCATTACGTTGCGACAAATGATTAAATCGTA
This Bacillus paramycoides DNA region includes the following protein-coding sequences:
- a CDS encoding chemotaxis protein CheA, encoding MQTDLLNIFFEESEEHLQSLNENVLTLEQNPTDMDVVGEIFRSAHTFKGMSASMEFTEMADLTHKMENVLDEIRHGNIVVNAEIIDVIFECIDNLEKMVADVQQGGMGNIDVITTKQKLEALLNGNVETPVEYIEQEPINNDDAVSHEVHITVEQQAILKAVRAIMCIEALQNVGNVQKTVPSIEEIEADAFGFEFTVFMDTDQSEEELKQIVLHVSEIEKVEVKQGLKEVVSKELGTQEAMQEDVQVATHVEPTKEVSKQAANATPAKSTAKTKNGKVENRSIRVQLEKIERLMNMFEESVIERGRIDELAQAIQNKELIEHLNRLGDISKDIQNVLLNMRMVPIETVFNRFPRMVRMLAKDLGKKIDLQITGEDTEVDKIVIDEIGDPLVHLIRNAIDHGVETVEQRRDAGKNETGTIKLEAFHSGNHVVIQITDDGNGIHKGKVLEKAIKNGVVTESEANKLTDREVFDLIFQPGFSTAEVVSDLSGRGVGLDVVKHTIHSLGGHLIIDSEEGKGSTFRIELPLTLSIIQSMLVQTNDKRYAFPLGNIVEAIRIKREDIQSLQGKDVLNYRNQIIEVKHLSTVFGEKTVDEAFASYDGQMVPVLIVRNTHRSYGLIVNTIIGQREIVLKSLGDFFAESSNYFSGATILGDGRVVLILNPEGL
- a CDS encoding flagellar motor switch protein → MPEQHTKGDTSTIVLEKENEHLTPQECDILGEIANISFGSASTVLSTILNRQVSITAPRIELVDLYDSSDVEVPHVVLNIHFTKGLDMENLLVLKQDVALSIADLMMMGTGEVEDGKELGELELSAVQEAMNQMMGFAATSMSEFFQDTVDMSPPTIKVVKLSEEMEKISEIDGNQTIVKVSFDLKIDNLVNSKLVQIVSVEHAKQMINKLMQLSGEVEEQDEPAEVAETEIVEEQVEKEHLTQEEKDVLGEIANISIGSASTVLSTLLNQPVTISTPNVESINVRHYDGVPVPFVILNVDFVEGLKNENVFVFTKDVALTMVDLMMMGTGEVDPEKELSELELSGIKEIMNQMMGHAATAMSEMFQEKMDMTPPNVKFVTLKEEMEYLGESMEVDELVQITFNLEIGDLLQSKMYQILPISEAKEMVRRLLYPMVEEEEEIVTEEIEEEKVVEPVVQPIEFKEVKQIEPVYMDTSILQNVEMNVKFVFGSTVKTIQDILSLQENEAIVLDEDIDEPIRIYVNDVLVAYGELVNVDGFFGVKVTKSL
- a CDS encoding transglycosylase, which codes for MKNVKFFLMSWLCIHVCLLFPLQSKAEEQNVPEQNINEVNVQEENKDVQEQPEQVEVNHGKEEQQEAKNEQEVEKKIETDQGVITVNKPELKVGEEVQVIVEPKEQNVQSIKGILRLPKNGDQYEQERMLSFKYEEETKRWIANYKVEIFDLQGDWNLQLIQSLKENEKEELLENEVKVPLIRINNEVPTLDKELPKLHKVTIDETKGNVIERKQGDSIHVRVKATDVESVVKEVRVTLKGKENKEITFLLDYNKRDMEWQKVFEITDALPSGTYELLVEVVDAVGNKLIEASEYVVSVLEQKTEEDKKVEERENEDKLEDKLEDKKETEKQEDPKVEIPLQEEKPPVVQIPKKEEKVNDLIKEPLKEKEKITYVIKEPLTDNKEVNKAKAQKDKDNNNQVISKKKEKKEEPEDKKEAKSDEGIQASNVFAIMSGLFVLFLVLKSNKEWG